The sequence below is a genomic window from Rhizobium gallicum bv. gallicum R602sp.
CCTTGCCGCAAGCCCCGACAAGATCGCCCGCTGGATCGGCAAGGACGCCGTCAGGGCGTTGACCAATGAGAAGGTAATGGGGCGATGGACCTAGGAGCCCGGCGCGTGCGAGCATGGGGGAATGCAACGGCACACGCGACGTTTGCTATTTGCAGCATCAGTGCGGCCTGTCTGCGCCGTGAATGACTGATGCGACGCTTTAAGGGTCTTCCGCCCCAAGGACTTGGGCGCACTGGTCTGTGACGAGCACAAGGCGTAAGGCGGGGCAATGGCAGCATAAAGCAGCAACGTTGCCGGTGCGGCTACTTGGCCGTGACAATAGGCGGCACGTGCCAGCCTTGCTCTTCCCGCAGCATGGCTAGACCTCAATCCTCGCTGGACTTCGCATTGTCCAAGACCATGTAATCAAGCGGCAGCTGCGTGGAATACTTGATCTGCTCCATGGCGAAAGCCGACGAAACGTCGCGGATTTCGATCTTGGCGATCAGCCGCTTGTAGAAGGCGTCGTAGGCGGCGATATCCGGCACCACCACGCGCAGCAGGTAGTCGACGTCGCCGCTCATGCGGTAGAATTCGACCACTTCGGGAAAGTCCGAGACGACTTCGGAAAAACGCCTCAGCCACTCCATCGAATGCGTCGCCGTGCGGATCGAGACGAAAACCGTGACCTTCGTGTTGACCTTCTCGGGGTCGAGGATGGCGACGCGGCGCTTGATCACGCCGTCCTCTTCCATCTTCTGGATACGGCGCCAGCACGGCGTTGTCGAAAGCCCCACCTTCTTGGCGAGATCGGCAACTGCCAAAGTCGAATCTTCTTGCAGAAGACGCAGTATCTTGCGGTCGAGACGGTCCATATGCGAAAGCCCTTTTCGAATTATTTTCTCTATATAACGCGATTCCGGCACCAGAAAAGAATTTTGTTTCAGGATATGAGCAATTTTACTCTGTCCCGCAGCACCGGAAGCAGTTCCTCTTCGAACCAGGGATTGCGCTTCAGCCAGCCGCTGTTGCGCCAGCTCGGATGCGGCAGCGGCAAGACCGCCGGACTGCGATTTGAAAACAGCGTCTCGCGCCACGCCTTCACCGTTTCGGTCATGTTCGACTTGCGCAATCCGCTCATATGCCATGCCTGGGCATATTGCCCCACGGTGAGCACAAGCTCGATCTGCGGCATCCGATCGATCACCCTTTGGCGCCAGAGCGGCGCGCATTCCCGTCTCGGCGGCAGGTCGCTGCCCTTGGCGTCGTAACCCGGAAAGCAGAAGCCCATCGGCACGATCGCGAACCGCTTTGCATCGTAGAATGTCTCGCGCTCCACCTGCAGCCAGTCGCGCAGACGGTCGCCGGAGGCATCGTTGAAGGGAATGCCGCTTTCATGCACCCTAAGGCCTGGCGCCTGGCCCGCAATCAGGATGCGCGCCGTGGACGACATCACGACGACCGGCCGCGGCTCGTGCGGAAGCCGATCGTCGGCCCGCAGGGGCCGATCGCGGCAGATGCGACAGTGCGCAATTTCGCCATGCAGCGCGGCAAGCGCCGCTTCGCCCGTCACTGCCATCCCGTCACCTGCCGGACAAGCCGCCTCGCATCCTCGAATCCCGATTGCCTGTGCTCATGGTCGCGCACGTCGCGCGGCCGCTCGAACGTCCCCGCCCAAAGACCTGCCCTTTCCGCCCGCGCCCTCTCCTCTTCCCGCTCGTAGTTCCCATAAGAGACGGCCATGCCTCTGGCCACCATCTCTCCGTTGAGATCGATGCCGCCGCTCCGGCAGACGACGAGCAGCCGGTCATACTGGTCCCGTCCGGCGCCGCCGCATCGGGTATCCCGTCCA
It includes:
- a CDS encoding Lrp/AsnC family transcriptional regulator, which translates into the protein MDRLDRKILRLLQEDSTLAVADLAKKVGLSTTPCWRRIQKMEEDGVIKRRVAILDPEKVNTKVTVFVSIRTATHSMEWLRRFSEVVSDFPEVVEFYRMSGDVDYLLRVVVPDIAAYDAFYKRLIAKIEIRDVSSAFAMEQIKYSTQLPLDYMVLDNAKSSED
- a CDS encoding uracil-DNA glycosylase family protein, whose product is MTGEAALAALHGEIAHCRICRDRPLRADDRLPHEPRPVVVMSSTARILIAGQAPGLRVHESGIPFNDASGDRLRDWLQVERETFYDAKRFAIVPMGFCFPGYDAKGSDLPPRRECAPLWRQRVIDRMPQIELVLTVGQYAQAWHMSGLRKSNMTETVKAWRETLFSNRSPAVLPLPHPSWRNSGWLKRNPWFEEELLPVLRDRVKLLIS
- a CDS encoding thermonuclease family protein; its protein translation is MARGFETIRDGVTAFAMLALIWLIAAKLNDKPDTVHAGQFHAADGDSLTIGGERMRLKGIDAPELNQICERGGRRWACGREAKETLQGLVAGRDTRCGGAGRDQYDRLLVVCRSGGIDLNGEMVARGMAVSYGNYEREEERARAERAGLWAGTFERPRDVRDHEHRQSGFEDARRLVRQVTGWQ